Genomic DNA from Halobaculum sp. MBLA0147:
CGGGTCCTCGCTGATGTGGCCCGCCGGGCTGTGTTCGTTCCCGGTGACGAGGTAGCGACCACCCTCCTGGCCCGGGATCGAGCGCGGGCTGACGCCGTCCTCGACGTCGTGCTGGAAGCGGTGGAACTTCCCGTCTGCCGTGTGCGGCTCCTCGGCGAGTTCCGCCTCGGTGAGCGTCTTCCCCAGCGACGGGTTCGGCTCGCGGTCGAAGTGACTCGCCGGGACGTTCGTCGACTCCCCCGACAGCTTCTGGTCGTAGACGACCATCGTCGGGATCTGGTACTCGTAGGCCAACTCGAAAGCCTTCCGCGAGTGATCGTACGCCTCCTGGACGGTCCCGGGCGCGAGGACGACGCGGTGGGAGTCACCCTGACTCGTGTACAGGACGTGTTCGAGGTCGCCCTGCTCGGGCTTCGTCGGCATCCCGGTCGAGGGACCGGCACGCATCGCCTCGACGAGTACCACCGGCGTCTCGGACATCTCGGCCAACCCGAGCGGCTCGGACATCAGCGCGAACCCGCCGCCAGAGGACCCGGACATCGCCTTCGCCCCGGCGTGACTCGCCCCGATGGCGAGTGCGGCCGCCGCGATCTCGTCTTCCACCTGCTCGGAGATCCCGCCCAGCTCGGGCAGGTTCTGGCTCATGATGGTGAACACCTCCGTCCACGGCGTCATCGGGTAGCCGGCGATGAACCGACAGCCCTCGTCGATGGCGCCGTAGGCGATGGCGTCCGAGCCGGACATGAGCACCTGCTCTTCCTCGTGTTCGCCCGAGGGGACGGACACGTCAGGCGCGTCGGCGTCGTACTCCTCCTGGACGTGTTCGTACCCCAACTCGAGCAGTTCGAGGTTCGGGTCGAGGATCTTCTCGGGCATCGCCTCTCGCATGAGGTCTTTGACGTACGAGAGGTCGATCCCGGCGATGGCGGCGGTGACGCCGACACCGGCGGTGTTGCGCATGACCTCGCGCCCGTGTTCGCGGGCCATCGTGCGCAGGTCCACGTCGTAGACGTGCCAGTCGTTCTCCGCGACGCGCTCTTCGAAGTTCGGTACCTCGTCGGGGTCGACGAGGCCGGAGTCGTAGACGATCACGCCGCCCTCGCGGAGGTCGTCCAAGTTCTCCGCGAGCGGTTTGATCTCCTCGTTGCCGTAGTACGCCTCCTCCTGTGGGTTGCGAGCGAAGGAGTCACCCAACGCGAGCAGGAAGTTGTACCCGTCGCCGCGCGACTTGACGGGGTCGGACGAGGCGCGCACTTCGACGTACGTGTGGCCACCGCGGATGCGCGAGGGGTAGTGCCGGTGTGTGAACACGTGCAGCCCCGCACGCATCAGCGACTTGGCGAAGTTCTGGCTGGTCGAGGCGATGCCGTCGCCCGACCCACCAGCGATCCGCCAGATGAGTTCGTCGTCAGTCATAGTTGGTCCTCGGCCTGCGAGAGGCCGTTACCGAGCCTTGCCACGCACCGCTGAAAGGGTTTGCTATGGGTTCGCAAGGATCGTTCGTGATGGTTCGCGAGATCCGTCCGTTCTGGAGACGAGACGGCGGCTGGCGTGGTCGGTGCTGTCGCCGCTCGACGGGTACGTCGGCCGGGGACGACCGCCGCTCGACGGAGACACCGGCGGAGCCGTCGCCCGGCGAGCACACCGTCGACGCCGCGGCGGTGTATCACCTCGCTTATGAGCCCCCCGGGACAACCGGACGGCAGAGATGCGCGTCGCGGTGGTCTCGATGGACACGCCGGCGACCGACGACTCGCGGGCGCTCCGCCGGACACGCCGCATCGCGGAGGGGCTCGTGGACCGCGGCCACGACGTCGTCTGGCTGTGTGCGCGCTGGTGGGACGGCGAGGGGAAGGAGTTCCTCTACCGCGACGTGCGCTACCGTGCGGTGACGGGCGGCCCCGCGGCGGGAGCGTTCCGGTCGAAACTCCCATTCTCGTTGCGTCGCGTCGACCCGACGGTGGTCCACGCGACCAACGTCCCGCCGACACACGCCACGACCGCGGCGACGACCTGTCGTCTGCTGCGGACCCCCGTCGTCGTCGACTGGTGGGAGACGGACGGGGACTGCGGGTCGTCCGGCCAGTACCGCAAGGCCGCCCGCAAGCCGGACCGGGTGACGGTGCCCTCGGAGACCGTCCGAACCGCCGTCCGCGAACACGACGTGCCGGCCAACGACGTGTGTGTCCTCCCGGAGAGCGTCGCCTTCGAGACGGTGCGATCGGCCGGCGTCGACGATCGCGCGGACGTAGTGTATATGCGCGACCCGATCGACGGGGACGCCAACGTGGAGTCGTTCCTGCTCGCGCTGGCGGAGTTGCGCGACCGGGACTGGCGGGCGGCCGTGATCGGCGACGGCTCGGGGCAGGGGACGGCTCGTCAGAGTGCCGCCGACCTCCGGATCGACGACCGCGTGGAGTTCCTCGGCGCGTTGGAGCCCGCCGAGTTCGTCCCGATCCTGAAGGGCGCGCACGTGTTCGCACAGACGGCCACACGGGAGCCGTTCGCGAACGGACTCCTGTGGGCGCTGGCGTGTGGCTGTGTCGGGATCGTCGAGTACCAGGCCGGGTCGAGCGCCCACGAGTTGGTCGAGAACGTCGACCGTGGCCGTCTGGTGACGAACCCGCAGGAACTGGCCGACGAGATCGTCGCCTGTGCCGACGAGCCCCGCGAGACGATCAACGAGACGTTCTCGGGGTTCGACGACGACGCCGTCTTGGACGAGTACGTCGCCACCTACGAGGCCGTCGTCGACGAACGCGGACTGTTCTGAGTGGACACTGAATCGTGTCGAGAGTCGTTCTCCCGGCGTCACGGCGGCTCGCCGACGGGGTCGGGTCTCGCCGCTGCCGTCGGCGCCGCCTCCCGATCCTCGGCGGCGGGGAGGCGGAGACGGACGACGCTGCCGCGTGGCTCGTTGGGTTCGTAGCGCAGTTCCCCGCCGAGTCGCGTCACGGCCCAGCGGACGGCCCACAGCCCGAGCCCGCTGCCGTGTTCCAGCGGTGTCTCCTCGCCCTCCTCGATGGCGGTCCACTCGTGTGGCGGGATCCCCGGTCCGTTGTCGCGGACGGCGATCTCGACCGGGTATGTGCCTTCGCGGTCCGTCTCGACGACGAGTTCGACGCGCGGCTCGTCGGCGTCGTTGTGGACGACGGCGTTGTGTGCGAGGTGTTCGACCGACCGGTGCAACAGCGCCGGGTCCGTCTCCACGGTCGCGTCGTCCGGGACCCGCGTCTCGACGGTGAGCGTCGCCGACTCGTCGTGGAGGTCCCCGGCGATCTCCCCGAGGAACGCGGCGAGGTCGACACGCTCCGTCTCCGGGTCGTGGTCGAGCAGTTCCGCGGCCTCGCGGGCCCGTTCGCCCAACGCCATCAGGTTGTCCGACGCCTCGACGATGCGGTCGGCGGCCTCGTCGTCGGCGACGCCCTCGGTACCGATCTCCTCGGCGAACCCACGGACGACGGAGAGTTCGTTCCGGAGGTTGTGCCGCACCACCCGGTTGAGCACGGCCAACCGCTGTTCGCGCAGCTTCTGGTCGGTGATGTCCGGCAAGACGACGATTGTCCCACGGACGCGGCCGTGGTGGTCCGTCAACTCCGTCACCCGCGGCGCGAACTGCCGCCGCCCCTCGTCGGTGATCAACTCCACGCTGTCGCTGTCGACCAGCGCCGACAGCGTCTCGCCGACGACCGCCGGCAGCGGGTCGCCGACGACGGCGGTCTCCCGGACGCCGAACTGCCGCTCGAAGGCGTCGTTCGCCTCGATCACGTCCTCGTCGGCGTCCAGGAACGCCACCGGATCGGTGATCTCGTCGGCCAACCGTCGCCGTCCGAACCGCCCCGCGGCCGGCGTCGTCTCCAGGGTGTCCAGCCACCGGACGGTCGCGAGCAGACACACCGCGCCGACGGCGAACGCCGCGGTCTGTCTGAGTACACCGGCGACGGCCGTCTCGACGCCGAACAGTCCGACGACCGCCGGAACCGCCACGGGGGCGACCAACCCGAGCCCCTCGACGCCACGGACCGTGTCGTAGCTGTACGTCGCGTACGTCAACAGGACCGTCCCGGCGACCAGCAGGATCAACAACGCCAGGAACGTCAGTGTCGCCAGCGACCGGACGGTGACGCCGACCAGCCCAGTCACCGCGCTCGGCGCGGCCGCACTCCCGACGAGCACCGACAGCAGTGCGACGACCCCGACGGTCGCCCCGACGATCCGCCACGGACGGACGAACGCACCGTTACCGGTGTAGTGGAGCACGAACGACAGCCACGGCACCAACGCGACCGCGAGCCCGACGTACAGCGTCAGCCCCCACGCGTCCGCGAGCAACGACGGCAACTGGAGCCAGTACACGCCCGGCGTCGCCAGCCCGGCCACCGCGACGATCGCCAGCGCCACGGCCAGCGACCGCGTCCCCGGCTCGCCCTGCCGTCGGACGACGACCGCGGCGACGCCGTACAACACCCCGACGAGGACACTCACGCCGAGTGCGACGGCTACGGACTGGGCGACCATGTAACCCGGTCGCGGTGCACCTGTAATAAAATCTCGTGTCGCGTGTCGGGCGACGAGGACGGGACGACCGGGCTGCGGCGTCGGGTTGACGAGGGGGGTCACCCGCGACGACGGCGCCGAGCGACACCGTCGCCGCCGGCCCGAATGCCACCCGTCACCACACGGCGACCGGCGTACCACGTTTTATACACGCGCCGACCGTACCGTGGTCTATGTCATCACCGGCAGCGACGCCGTGGCGCGAGCCGCGGGACATGTCTTCGGTCGCTGGCGACGACGTGGTCGTCGTCGGCAGCGGCTTCGGCGGGCTCTCGACTGCCTGTTACCTCGCGGACGCGGGTGCGGACGTGACCGTTCTGGAGAAGAACGAACAACTCGGTGGGCGTGCGTCCGTGCTGGAGCGCGACGGGTTCCGGTTCGACATGGGTCCCTCGTGGTACCTGATGCCGGACGTGTTCGAGAACTTCTTCGGCCACTTCGGGAAGTCCCCCGAGGACTACTACGAACTCCAACGGCTCGACCCCCACTACCGGATCTTCTTCAAGGACGGCGACCAGGTGGACATGACCCCGGACGTCGAGCGGAACAAGGAGCTGTTCGAGGAGTACGAGGCCGGAGCGGGCGAGGCGTTCGGCGAGTACCTCGAGAAGTCCGAGCGTAACTACGAGATCGGGATGGAACACTTCGTGTACGAACACCGCGACCGGCTGCGGGACTTCGTGGACACGGACGTGCTCCGGCACGCGTGGGGGTTGTCGCTGATCGGCTCGATGCAAGACCACGTCGAGGAGTACTTCGACCACCCGAAGCTCCAGCAGATCATGCAGTACACGCTGGTGTTCCTCGGCGGCTCGCCGAACAACACGCCGGCGCTGTAC
This window encodes:
- a CDS encoding 2-oxoacid:acceptor oxidoreductase subunit alpha, whose amino-acid sequence is MTDDELIWRIAGGSGDGIASTSQNFAKSLMRAGLHVFTHRHYPSRIRGGHTYVEVRASSDPVKSRGDGYNFLLALGDSFARNPQEEAYYGNEEIKPLAENLDDLREGGVIVYDSGLVDPDEVPNFEERVAENDWHVYDVDLRTMAREHGREVMRNTAGVGVTAAIAGIDLSYVKDLMREAMPEKILDPNLELLELGYEHVQEEYDADAPDVSVPSGEHEEEQVLMSGSDAIAYGAIDEGCRFIAGYPMTPWTEVFTIMSQNLPELGGISEQVEDEIAAAALAIGASHAGAKAMSGSSGGGFALMSEPLGLAEMSETPVVLVEAMRAGPSTGMPTKPEQGDLEHVLYTSQGDSHRVVLAPGTVQEAYDHSRKAFELAYEYQIPTMVVYDQKLSGESTNVPASHFDREPNPSLGKTLTEAELAEEPHTADGKFHRFQHDVEDGVSPRSIPGQEGGRYLVTGNEHSPAGHISEDPDNRVAQVDRRLEKEAAIRADLDEDSLLAPHGPEEAEYGILTFGSQQGTVEEAVDRLNEQGHSVKALAVNELAPYPVEQVSEFLASVEDAMVVEMNASAQFRGLTQKELGQYGEKLHSLLKYNGNPFEPAEIVEGFETSIVEGGELPGHETKFVPAAGD
- a CDS encoding glycosyltransferase family 4 protein, producing the protein MRVAVVSMDTPATDDSRALRRTRRIAEGLVDRGHDVVWLCARWWDGEGKEFLYRDVRYRAVTGGPAAGAFRSKLPFSLRRVDPTVVHATNVPPTHATTAATTCRLLRTPVVVDWWETDGDCGSSGQYRKAARKPDRVTVPSETVRTAVREHDVPANDVCVLPESVAFETVRSAGVDDRADVVYMRDPIDGDANVESFLLALAELRDRDWRAAVIGDGSGQGTARQSAADLRIDDRVEFLGALEPAEFVPILKGAHVFAQTATREPFANGLLWALACGCVGIVEYQAGSSAHELVENVDRGRLVTNPQELADEIVACADEPRETINETFSGFDDDAVLDEYVATYEAVVDERGLF
- a CDS encoding ATP-binding protein; the encoded protein is MVAQSVAVALGVSVLVGVLYGVAAVVVRRQGEPGTRSLAVALAIVAVAGLATPGVYWLQLPSLLADAWGLTLYVGLAVALVPWLSFVLHYTGNGAFVRPWRIVGATVGVVALLSVLVGSAAAPSAVTGLVGVTVRSLATLTFLALLILLVAGTVLLTYATYSYDTVRGVEGLGLVAPVAVPAVVGLFGVETAVAGVLRQTAAFAVGAVCLLATVRWLDTLETTPAAGRFGRRRLADEITDPVAFLDADEDVIEANDAFERQFGVRETAVVGDPLPAVVGETLSALVDSDSVELITDEGRRQFAPRVTELTDHHGRVRGTIVVLPDITDQKLREQRLAVLNRVVRHNLRNELSVVRGFAEEIGTEGVADDEAADRIVEASDNLMALGERAREAAELLDHDPETERVDLAAFLGEIAGDLHDESATLTVETRVPDDATVETDPALLHRSVEHLAHNAVVHNDADEPRVELVVETDREGTYPVEIAVRDNGPGIPPHEWTAIEEGEETPLEHGSGLGLWAVRWAVTRLGGELRYEPNEPRGSVVRLRLPAAEDREAAPTAAARPDPVGEPP